The Musa acuminata AAA Group cultivar baxijiao chromosome BXJ1-3, Cavendish_Baxijiao_AAA, whole genome shotgun sequence genome window below encodes:
- the LOC135635681 gene encoding cytidine deaminase 1-like: protein MEEKPARLTGGRFLIQAEEAEAMAKEAGVAAVTELLPLLVPAAQRLARPPISNYRVGAVGLGTSGRIFLGANLEFPGLPLNHSVHAEQFLVANAATHGETGIRCFAVSTVPCGHCRQFLQEIRGSAEIQILVTSDEEPAFRPLASLLPLPFGPPDLLHKGVPLLLEPHDNALGATVVPGGGGGGGRGLFDAIGEGRMEQRLRAAAEAAARASHAPYSGCAAGFAVADVDERVYAGSYLESAAYNPSLGPVQAAMVAWVAAGGGGGGEDGGWGIVAATLVEEETAVVSHVGTARIFLEAMAPGAHLEAYRLRSSKAD from the coding sequence ATGGAAGAGAAGCCCGCGAGATTGACGGGCGGGAGGTTCTTGATCCAGGCGGAGGAGGCAGAGGCGATGGCCAAGGAGGCGGGCGTCGCCGCCGTCACCGAGCTCCTCCCGCTCCTGGTCCCCGCCGCCCAGCGGTTGGCACGGCCGCCCATCTCCAACTACCGCGTCGGAGCCGTCGGACTAGGGACGAGCGGCAGGATCTTCCTCGGGGCAAACCTGGAGTTCCCCGGCCTGCCACTCAACCACTCCGTCCACGCGGAGCAGTTCCTAGTGGCCAACGCCGCCACCCACGGCGAAACCGGCATCCGCTGCTTCGCCGTCTCCACCGTCCCCTGCGGCCACTGCCGGCAGTTCCTCCAGGAGATCCGCGGCTCGGCTGAGATCCAGATCCTCGTCACCTCCGACGAGGAACCCGCCTTCCGCCCCCTCGCCTCCCTCCTTCCCCTCCCTTTCGGCCCCCCTGACCTCCTCCACAAGGGCGTGCCCCTCCTCCTCGAGCCGCACGACAACGCCCTCGGGGCGACGGTCGtccccggcggcggcggcggcgggggccgGGGTTTGTTCGATGCGATCGGGGAAGGAAGGATGGAACAGCGGCTGAGGGCGGCAGCGGAGGCGGCTGCGAGGGCGTCGCACGCGCCCTACAGCGGATGCGCGGCGGGCTTCGCAGTGGCGGACGTCGACGAGAGGGTGTACGCTGGGTCGTACTTGGAGTCGGCGGCGTACAACCCGAGCCTTGGGCCGGTGCAGGCGGCGATGGTTGCGTGGGTGGCGGCGGGCGGCGGAGGCGGGGGCGAGGACGGTGGGTGGGGGATCGTCGCTGCGACATTGGTGGAGGAGGAGACCGCGGTGGTTTCGCACGTGGGGACGGCGAGGATCTTCCTGGAGGCAATGGCACCGGGCGCCCATCTTGAAGCGTACCGCTTGCGCTCTTCCAAAGCAGATTAG